GCTTCCAAACCCTTAAACCGAACTTTCTTGGTGTTACAATCCTCATTCAAGGTATTGCCACCACCAGTCTCCACCATTATTGGATATTATATTTAAGAGTGGTTGAATTAACCAATTGAGTTTTAGCTTCTTTCATCTTTGATTCTCTTTGGTAATTAGGATAGGACGATTATTGAGTATGACTGTAAAGATATTATTGTTAGCTTGAGGAATCAATCTCAATGTCATTAATCCAAGAACATATTTCACCTATGCTTCACTCCTTTTCTAACGTTTGTTATTCtttttaacaaaatatttattcaaatttaaaatatatttatgtcattaaactaaaaaaatcaataattacatatttctttcttttattttttgtgttAGTATTTGGTACATgacaatattttttatatttcaaaataacCTTAAAAATTATCATGCGtctcttttttaaaaatattttactatactcttATAGAACACTTGTTAACCCGCTAACCTTTCTTGTGGAGTCTAAAAACTCTACTAGTAATATACCAAatatttttccttattttttatGGTACaagtaattaaattataaagaaaaaaaagaatcttaaatttaatatcaattaaacttcaactaatgaaaattttatcaataaaCCAATAGCGAGATTAGCTCTTTCTTTTAATTTAACACTAGTTATTATTTAACAAAGTAATGTTAGCCCACCCTAATCCAAAAAGTGCATCTTATGGTCACACTAATTTGAAAGGCATATTGGCACTAAATTTTCTTCTTTCCAGCTCTAACATAGCTTGATCCCACCTACCATCAATAATAacagtaaaagaaaaaaaaaattgaaaatggaGGGTGGGTCTAAAAAGTAGAATGAGGTGTGGTCATACGGGATCCGAGGTTGGGAGGGTGGTGGGGCGTGTTATCTTAGTTGGGCTTGAAACGACTAAAATGGGATAGCCGggaagggtcccattttgtgattAGTGTTCGAGGCCCATGCGCCGTTCTTTGTCCTCTGTTTGCTAGACATTTGAAAACTTCCACACTTCTTAGGATTTCGCACTCTGACATTTTCGCGCATATACGGCCGTTCATTATCCAATCATTGATTATTTTACCTCTCAggcttttttataaaaataatcttaaaaaataaattaattatcaaaataattcACCTTTTTAATtatgtacaaaaataatttattttctacAATAATAAATGGTGGAGCCATATGATATGTCACCACCACTTTGCCACGTCAGCCAGggatattaaaaaattattttttagtggaGCCATGTTGAATAGCGCCACCAATATAAAATACtaggaaaatattaaaaaatctgGAAAAACGAGAGACTTAAAAACAATTTTCTATTTTTGGGTGGAGTCATTCTAAATGGCGCCACCACTTTTCTGATTTGTGAggttcttaaattttttatttttttactttttacttttttcttatattttgtctCTTTCttagattttttctttttaagctttataatattttcttaatttattttacttatttaatttatattattaattttaaaaatttgtaatatatatttaaaatgttttataatattttttaaattttaattattatttttaaaatattttttactttatatatatatatttgtgaaattaattatttataaattttaaaatgtatttttcaaattaatttttagaattttaaaaaataattaatttttctttttttttagtttttgaagtctaattttttcttattttattttgtttatctattttatttatttttattatacatttcaaattaaattttagattAGTTTTCATAGATTttgtcttttctttaatttttttcttttttaagttttatattattttcttattgtattttgtttattagttttataatatttgaaatatatgtttaatatattattaattttacatagaatttttaaattaagattttataattttttgttattttattttagtttatttaatttatttatttcttattattaatttttaaaagtttgtaatgtatatttgaaatgttcTATAATATCTAtttgtcaaaattttaaatatcaattttagatttttttaaattctaaatgtatatttctcaaattaatttttgaaaattataaatattatttttaaatattaaccatttttaataatataaaatattaaaataatttaaagatatgatctttcaaatttattatttgtttttatttttaataatataaaacatttaaacatttaaattttaaataaaatttgtataaaaatttaaaaatgttaaatattttaaaaataaataaaaattataaatttcaaaattctatgtaaaatttaaaaatttaaaatcatttaaaatattaaaaatattttaaatcattttaaatgttttataatattaaaatatatttaatatttaaaaataatttgaaaatatattttaatatttaaaaaatatatattataaaatatttttaaaaatacatttcaagtttttcaaaataagtaaaataaataaggacttaaaaaagaagaaagaaagtcaaaacttttttaaaaaaaaaaggctgAAATAAATAAGTTGGCTGTCAGACTTTAAAATTGGTGGCGCCAAATTATTTGGCTCCACCAAGAAATGGCAAAATTGCTACGGGGCCCCCTATACTCTAAAAAATCACAGTATTTTGGTGGAGCCATTCTTTATGGCTCTACCTCTTGGTTCTCTTCTATATATAGAGTGGTGTAGTTGTTGTGTTAAGTGGAAAAGTTcaaaaaatttgttaaaaatgaaTAATGAGGTGTTTTTGGTGTATGTATGTTTTTTATGGTGAAATTGTAGAAGGTGATATTGGCTGTGTATTTCAAGGCCGGCAAAGAGTAGGTTTGCGATTCAAAAAAAATGTGAAGCTAGCAGAAATGAAAAGGAAGATCAGTGCGAAAATAGTTATCCGTTGTGGAAGGGCGATGTTcaaattattttacaagtttcCAATCTCTACAGATCTGTTCAAATTTTGTGCGATGCAACTGTTAGATGATGATGACTTGGGCACTATGATAGAAATATGGTGGTCCACTGGGAGTGTGAACCCCCAACCAGTTGaattatttgctgagttagcagACTTAGAGCCTGTTGAGAATGTTAGCCCAATAAGTCAACATCGCGAATTTGATTTTGATCTTAATGTTGGATGGACAGGCCAATTAGAATGCGGTAGAACGTCACAGATACCTAAAATTCCTAATTATGGTGGGAGTTCGTACAACAACCCAACCCTCGGTCCCTGTCTACAAATACATCAGGAGGTGATAATAAGCACTGAGACAAATGTCAGAGAAATGACCAATAATGGTGAAGATTCTGATCAAGACGTTGAAGATTTTAGTGACCCCGATGTTGATGAGGTTTCGGAATATATCGATGATGAAGGCCCGGAGGAGGTTGAAGATGTTCACGGCCCTTCATTCTGTAACCCGAGTCATGGTATTATTTTACGAAATGAACTTGGGGGCAACATGTTGAACGTAGATCTAGATGCAGCGCATGCATCCGAGTTCCCTGAGTACGTTGATATAGTACCTGCTCATAGATTGACGTCAAATTCACAGTTCGACCAGTTGTTCGTTGGGCAACAGTTCGAGAACAAGGCGGATTGTGTGTTTGCCATCAAACAATACAGCATGAAGTTGTCGATTGATTACAAGGTTGCCAAATCTAAACCGACATTATACGTTGGGGAATGTTAGAGAGCCGACGATGGGTGTGGTTGGCGAGTTCGTGCTGCATTTATACAGAGGATTCAACAGTGGCAAATACGAAAATTAGAAGGGAGTCATACATGTACTGTCGCACGCATGTCTCAAGACCACCGAAAATTGGATGCCAAAAGTATTTGCAACTGCATCATGCCACTGGTGAAAGATAGCCCGATCATTCCTGTGTCGACATTGATTGCAGACATGCAAGCTCGATTTCAATATAGAGTGTTATACAGGAAAGCGTGGTGGGCGAAACAAATGGCCATGCAACAATTGTACGGCGACTGGGATGAGTCATACAATGAACTTCAGAGTTGGATTTCAGCAATGGTAGAGTATGTCCCAGGAACTATCGTGGACTTGCAAACGTTGCCTTATAGAGGCcctaatggaaaattggaactggGAAAAAGAGTGTTTCGTCGACTGTTCTGGACTTTCGATCCATGTGTTAGGGCCTTCTCCCACTGCAAACCGGTAGTGCAAGTTGATGAAACATGGCTTTATGGAAAATACACGCAGATACTTCTGATTGCGGTTGCACAAGACGGTAATGGAAATGTACTACCAATCGCTTCTGCCATCGTAGAGTCGAAGAACTTTGAATCATGGGCATATTTCATTCGAAACTTACGGAGACATGTTGTCAGGCAAGACAACATTTACATTATATCTGATAGATCGAAGGGTCTTGTTGCTGCAATTCGGCAATCGGAGGTTCTGTGGAGGTCTGTCTATTGTATTCGTCACATCACTATGAACTTCCACAATGAGTATAAGAACAAAGACTGGCGCAAACGAATTGTCAACATGGGTAAAAATATCGTATTTAAATTCGTATTTCTAATTATTTCTAGTCAATTTCTtaattttaacacattttatCGGAATATATACATAGGGTACGAGCTGGAACCACACCGATTTAGACATAAGTTGGCGAGGTTAGAGACTGATATGGCGGGCTGCAAACCATCTCTTACACAGTGGTTGAGTAGCATGGAGCCGTGGCAATGGGCTCAATGTTTTGACGAGGGGTACCGTTATGGCCATATGACAACTAACCTTGTTGAGGCCGTTAACTCCGTCTTAAGGCATACGCGTCACTTGCCAATTTCAGCTGTTTTTTCAGCCACATTTTACAGGTTAGCAACCTTAATGCCAAAAATGGGGTTGAAACAAGTAAAACAGTTAGAGGCAGGACACGTGTACGTCGAAAAAATTAGAGATGCCATGAAAGATAACACTCAAAGGGCTAGGTTGATGAATGTAGAACTATATTCTCGAAATTTGGAAACTTTTCGAGTGACAGAGTATATCAGTCGTCCGTCAGGGATCCCGCCACGgtcctatggagttgatctaCGAAATAGGGGGTGTGAGTGCGGGATGTTCCAAGCACTACGGTACCCGTGTGCACATGTGGTTGTAGCTTGTGCTACCTATAGTTTGAATGTCGAACAATATATCAATAATGTATACACACTTGAACGTACGTTGCGTATTTGGGTTAACGAGTTCCCTGTATTAAGGGATATATCGACATGGGAAGTGCAATCGCTAGCACTCGAGATGTTGCCTGCTCGGTCACTACGTAGGAGAGTCAAAGGTAGACTGACAATAACGAGGATTCAAAATGACATGGATGTAAGAGAACAAGTCGATCCAAAGCGTTGCACCATATGTAGAACAGTTGGCCACATCGGAGCAAATGTCCCCATAGAAACGTCTACACTGGCCAATATTCAGGGTCTAAAAGAAATTAAATGTTGTAACTGAGGTCTGTCTATATTATGATCTTTTAGAAATAAAGTTTGTATTATTTAgtgttaaaattatatttaaaattaatagttgcaatttttaatactttaaaagattttataataaattaaataaaaaacacTAATATATAAGTTGTGAAACCTTAAACCAATACAACAAACATCACATAATACTTGAAATTTACATAACTTAAAATTGGAAAGAACGAGGTGGTATCATCGTTAAAATATAACGGTTTACGGCCTTCGTTGATTCGGACGTTGAGATGTATTGTACACATCTGAAGGATTGGCAACTGGGTCGATCGTGGCCTGAGGCGGGGTGGAGTACATGttattaccaaacatatcaacTAATGTTGGTGGTTGCTCTAGGTCAAATGGACTCGAACCGCCTATATCCGGGTGATATGAACTCGAACCACCCATGTCTGGGTGATATGAACTTGAAACATACATGTCCGGGTGATATGAACTCGAACCACCTATGTCCGAGTTATATGAACTGCTCTGGGACTCATCACAAAAGGTGTCAACCCATTGCTCCGATGTGTTTAAAGCTTGGTCCTCCGAGTCGGGCTCCACCATATGTTGATCTTCTACCTCCACCGTAGGTTGATTTCCACGTATGTAGTCGTGACCTGGTACTATCATAAGTTGTCCACCATATGAATAAACTCGCCATTGATTCATGTACCACTGCATATATTCAGTCGAGGGACTGAAGTCAAACATGCAGGAGTACATCTCAGGCCGCCTATCGTACTGGGTATTCCATAGTGCTACATAACATTGATGTTCCACGCTCCAATCTAATGTATGTCTCCCTGCATGGTCTTACCGTGGACATCAGTAAACTGTTGTGGCTCGACTGGCACAAATTGTTTACACACTAATTGTCGCATAACTCGATCACCGTTGTACCACTCAACGGTTGAGAAGTTGAGCACCGGCGTGTTAATGCACCACATACGAGCTTCAGCGTGAACCCTCTGAGGAATAAGGGTTGCAATGTTTACTTCAGAATACGACATCCACAAGAACTGCACAATATAACATAATGAGTCAATTCACATCACATACTGTAAGTGGATAAGTTAAATAAACGTTACTTAaactatattaatatatattactttCTCTCTGGCGTACGCCTCTATCATTTGACGGTAAATGATTAATGTCTGGCTCACACCAATTCCCGGAGACGTCGCCTATCTGAAATCGAAACAAACACGTTGGCAGTTAAACTTTGAAAAATATTATCCACACTTATGAGTCGttaaatgttaagtataattTTGTTTTTACCTATTTATAAGTGGCCACGAATATGGTTGGTGCCTAACCGCTAGCTAAAGCGGCATCCTGTATAGAGCCTAAGACTACAGTGAGACCAGCACAACCACCATATTACTAACCCCATGTTTTGTTGCACGCCGAGCTCATAGTATAATCGACCAACACTGCAGATCCGCATTTGTAACTACTGGACGAGAAAAATCCTCCAATAGAGGAAAGTACTTTAAATGGACTCTATTAGGCGTGTTGTTCGTGAAGTACCCCAAATCACCGTGCATAATATAGGCTCGAGCGAAGATACATCACCTCTCTTTCGATGGCGATGCTTGATAACTGCTTAAAATTTGCTCTCAACCATGCTAATGTCAAGCATGTGAAATTCTGTTCCCCATCACGAGGGGACCGTCCAAGCAGTCTGTGGCATACTACAGAAGGTTCCAACACTTTGCTTCGACCCGTGACCACAGCacctgtaacagcctaattttcagtggtgtcggaacagtgattcgagatcactaaattcgaaaaatgagtaggaaatattattaatttagtgagtataagttaaatgtgaagttaggaaaaattttgaaatagtgaaatgtactaaatatatatatattaaaataattaaaattgaaaacgaggtatcgagacctcgagaattttaaatcgagccataaatatttttataaaatttatggagtgttaataagttagtattaaagtttcgtcaagaaattttaaagtactgatagctaattgaacaaaaaggactaaattgtatcaaatgcaaaattgtaggaaatgattaaatagcttaaatgataaaagaaagagggtttaaaaggaaaataggcCCAAAGTCTATTTGGTCTGGAcagcaagagcatgaaatcaccaagaaaataaggggaattaagggtaaaattggaaaattacaaaatttacttaataaagctaggactaaagtggaattatctagatttctctttatttttctgcattctcatcagcaaaaacaccatggaagagttcccttaagctggtttttcatatttttactgcaagtaagttcaattattgattatttcttgaaatttttgtgtttttgtgacttttacaactaggtccatttgttgaattcattagttcttgattctatgaaagaaattgaaagtttctatgaatatgtgctggaagtatatgatgattggacatagaattagagctttaaattgtttatatgctgattttattgaaagaattgaatagaaagtgaatgtttgggacctaaattgtaaaagagtttgaagttagagttttatgtggaaattctgaatttcaatagttatgaaataacttatgatgtctaggaaaagtattaattgagaaaattagtttaattgaggggttaattaagtaaggactgaattatatgaaCTGTGAAacttggggcaaaatgaaaatcaacattttgcactaaaacagttttggacagcagcaatagtctaactttgaaaaatctccaaaaattgtagaaatctaattagaggataaataaaatatgaaattaaagcttattgagtctagtttcttatagaagaaacgatgtaagcaatggaattgtaaatcataagatataataagttttgtgagacaatgtcagaatgatttcgggttcccctgttctgactttggaaaatcatcaaaaattggagaaaaataattaagggattaaatttatatgcttaaaatcattaaagagtctattttcaatagaaataagtgGGAACATCATCCtaatctcgtacgatgagataattaattcttagtgaaaaagggtcggaactgtcagacagcagaacaggggaaactttaaagaataaactgtacttattggctaaaccaaaaattctaaaaattttatggtaataagataagtaagtctagtttcagggaaattagaggatcttaatttcgagttctgtagcttaagatataaataatttagtgactatgatgcaaatggacagttttgaatatacataagtaaatagtgaaattattgataatgttacttgttgcatgttatataaattaaggatgtggaatggagaggaggaggaggaaaatatgtatgaatattcagctagcatggctaatttgtatgttttaggctcatggactaaattgaataaaagtaaaattttatgggcaattttgtaaaaaaatgttagaaatgaccaatttgcatgaaatggattattttattatttaaattacaaaattgaatgaaattattaatttagctcaagatcggggaaaaacatgttttaaggattaaattgaaaagtgttgaaattatggaaaattctgacattttatagaattcataggttgttatcaatttgtgtgagaataacggctggaaataaggattaaattgtaataattttattttattttaacctaaggatgaaatcgtcattaattaaaagtttaggggtaaaatgataattttgtttttagcattagttgaatgtattataacatgaaataaatgaaaacgacgatcaaatttctttataaagatccggatgacttgaatacgagacttgaacgtggagaagaaaagatatcggattaatgaaatatctgataaatgaatcggtaactccggtaatgctccgtaactctattccggtgacggattcgggttaggggcgttacagcaCCGTCAACTCGTAACCC
This window of the Gossypium arboreum isolate Shixiya-1 chromosome 12, ASM2569848v2, whole genome shotgun sequence genome carries:
- the LOC128285479 gene encoding uncharacterized protein LOC128285479, producing the protein MQLLDDDDLGTMIEIWWSTGSVNPQPVELFAELADLEPVENVSPISQHREFDFDLNVGWTGQLECGRTSQIPKIPNYGGSSYNNPTLGPCLQIHQEVIISTETNVREMTNNGEDSDQDVEDFSDPDVDEVSEYIDDEGPEEVEDVHGPSFCNPSHGIILRNELGGNMLNVDLDAAHASEFPEYVDIVPAHRLTSNSQFDQLFVGQQFENKADCVFAIKQYSMKLSIDYKRADDGCGWRVRAAFIQRIQQWQIRKLEGSHTCTVARMSQDHRKLDAKSICNCIMPLVKDSPIIPVSTLIADMQARFQYRVLYRKAWWAKQMAMQQLYGDWDESYNELQSWISAMVEYVPGTIVDLQTLPYRGPNGKLELGKRVFRRLFWTFDPCVRAFSHCKPVVQVDETWLYGKYTQILLIAVAQDGNGNVLPIASAIVESKNFESWAYFIRNLRRHVVRQDNIYIISDRSKGLVAAIRQSEVLWRSVYCIRHITMNFHNEYKNKDWRKRIVNMGYELEPHRFRHKLARLETDMAGCKPSLTQWLSSMEPWQWAQCFDEGYRYGHMTTNLVEAVNSVLRHTRHLPISAVFSATFYRLATLMPKMGLKQVKQLEAGHVYVEKIRDAMKDNTQRARLMNVELYSRNLETFRVTEYISRPSGIPPRSYGVDLRNRGCECGMFQALRYPCAHVVVACATYSLNVEQYINNVYTLERTLRIWVNEFPVLRDISTWEVQSLALEMLPARSLRRRVKGRLTITRIQNDMDVREQVDPKRCTICRTVGHIGANVPIETSTLANIQGLKEIKCCN